AAGAATATATAAAAAGGAAACAGTTTTTTTAACGTAAAAACAGCGGTTGGAATCAATAACAAACCTAAACCAGCCACCCCTATGCTACCTAAAGCATTTATTGAAAAACCCGCCACTAAAGAGGGGTAAGTAACAGTGTGGAATGCAGATAGGAAGTAGCGTAACCATATTGCGCAAATGGCAAAGGCTAAATACTTGTTGCAGTTACCGGTAATGGTTCTATACACCATTATTAGGCTAATAAACCCTACCAGTAGTTTGATTGCTTCAAACATAATTAGTTAGTCATCTTTTTCTAAAATGGCACTTACCCGCTTGTGAAAAGCGGCATAAGAAAACTGCTGCGCGCATGCTTGGCTTTTTTCAACATATCGCGCTCTGTTAGCGCTACCTTTGAATAACACCAATGCATCGGCAACACCTTGTGCGTTGTTTAACTCACACAGTATGCCATTCTTTTCTTCGCTGGCACCAGAAACTTGGTAAGGGTATTGTTCGGCAATAATTTCAGCCGGGCCCGACTCGCAATTTGTTGCAATTACCGGTTTGTTCAAACACATGGCTTCCACTATGGCATTGGGGAAACCTTCTGCATTACTGGTGGAAACAAAATATTCTGCTTTGGCCACGTACGGGTAAGGGTTTGGCTTAAAACCTAAAAAATGTACTCTATCTGCAATGCCAAGTGTTTTAGCTAGCGCTTTAAGCATGGCCTCTTCATCGCCCACGCCCAAAATAACTAAGTCTTCAACAATATCGGCCTTGGCGTAAGCGCTTAACAACAATGAAAAGTTTTTGTTTTTAACTAACCGCCCTACCCCAATAATGTATGGCGCTTTAGGAATATCGGTTACCGCTTCACTTGCTAGTTCGTGCAGCTGCTCAATATCGTACGGGTTATATAACAAGGATACTTTAGGTTCTGGCACCGCATAGTTTTCAATTAAATCGGCTTTTACACCTTCAGACACTGCCACCACATTATCAGCCCGCTTGTACAAAAGCTTAACTAAAAAGCGACTAATACCGTCTTTTAAACCACCCGACAAATGGCTAGTAGTATTTACACGTTCACTAATAATGGCGCGGTAGCCTAACGACTTTGCTATCGCTATATTTAAAAAATTACTGCGCGTTAAAAAGCTAAAACAAATTTGAGGGCTTAGGGTTTTAAGTAACGGTTTTAACTGTTGATAACCGGCTTTAAGGCTACCGTTACTGGTTAGTACTGTTTTGGTAACATAAGGGGGGCACTGCTGACTTTCTTCCAGCGTGTCTAACAAAACAAGATAAACAGGCACGTTTGCATGTGAAAAGTAGTCTTCCATGATTGCTAGCAATTTTGCCATTACCCGTTCGGCACCACCGCCTTCTAAGGAATTAATAATAAACACTACTGGGCGGTTACTAGTTAGCATGAAACTTCATTATCCTTGTCATTAGACTAAATGCTAACGCTAAGTTTAGCACAGCTCGATTTTAGTTTTGTAGTAAAATTACAACAGAGCAAGCTGCATTACTTTAAGCTTGCGAATGTGCAGTACAAAAAACGGAATATACTCTAGTTAGTATTTGGCTCTTGTTTTGTTCCGGTTATTACTATGCACTATTGCGCAAAGTTTAGTAAATGGTAATACCATCTATACATATGGAATATGCCAATTACACGCATGAACCCCATGTATGAACCCTATACATGAACCATGCCAAATATCGGTATTATTATGTTTACGTGCTTTACCTTGTTGAAATAACTTTCAACTTTTGTATAAGTTTGACATTATCAATTTACTGCCACATGTTTACTATACTATGAAGTGGTTAACGTTTTCTTACAGCTATTATTTTAATAAACTCGTCTCATAATGGTGCATTAAGGCTCAATTGGCATGACAACCCGCTACGCGCGTAAAACTTACCGACGAACCTGTATTTATGCCCTAGTGGGGCTGTTTTTAGGTATGACATCTTTGGTTATCGCGCAACAAAAAAACATATTTACTAAAGAGGTTTACAGCCGAGTTGAAGCCCTGTTTGGTAAAAATGGTGCGGCTGATGTTGCAAAGTGG
The nucleotide sequence above comes from Alteromonas naphthalenivorans. Encoded proteins:
- a CDS encoding glycosyltransferase → MLTSNRPVVFIINSLEGGGAERVMAKLLAIMEDYFSHANVPVYLVLLDTLEESQQCPPYVTKTVLTSNGSLKAGYQQLKPLLKTLSPQICFSFLTRSNFLNIAIAKSLGYRAIISERVNTTSHLSGGLKDGISRFLVKLLYKRADNVVAVSEGVKADLIENYAVPEPKVSLLYNPYDIEQLHELASEAVTDIPKAPYIIGVGRLVKNKNFSLLLSAYAKADIVEDLVILGVGDEEAMLKALAKTLGIADRVHFLGFKPNPYPYVAKAEYFVSTSNAEGFPNAIVEAMCLNKPVIATNCESGPAEIIAEQYPYQVSGASEEKNGILCELNNAQGVADALVLFKGSANRARYVEKSQACAQQFSYAAFHKRVSAILEKDD